The following proteins are encoded in a genomic region of Ursus arctos isolate Adak ecotype North America unplaced genomic scaffold, UrsArc2.0 scaffold_32, whole genome shotgun sequence:
- the COL8A2 gene encoding collagen alpha-2(VIII) chain codes for MRGALTPLSSLPPPPLLLLLLLLGCGPRAATGGGAAGYAPVKYVQPMHKGPVGPPFREGKGQYLEMPLPLLPMDLKGEPGPPGKPGPRGPPGPPGFPGKPGTGKPGLHGQPGPAGPPGFSRMGKAGPPGLPGKAGPPGQPGLRGEPGIRGDQGLRGPPGPPGLPGPSGIAVPGKPGPQGVPGPPGFGGEPGPQGEPGPPGDRGLKGDNGVGQPGLPGAPGQGGAPGPPGLPGPAGLGKPGLDGLPGAPGDKGESGPPGVPGPRGEPGALGPKGPPGVDGVGVPGAAGVPGPQGPAGAKGEPGTRGPPGLIGPTGYGVPGLPGPKGDRGPAGVPGLLGDRGEPGEDGEPGEQGPQGLGGPPGLPGSAGLPGRRGPPGPKGETGPGGPPGVPGMRGDQGPSGLAGKPGPPGERGLPGAHGPPGPTGPKGEPGFTGRPGGPGVAGALGQKGDLGLPGQPGLRGPSGIPGLQGPAGPIGPQGLPGLKGEPGLPGPPGEGKVGEPGVAGPTGPPGVPGSPGLTGPPGPPGPPGPPGAPGTLDETGIAGLHLPNGGVEGAVLGKGGKPQFGLGELSAHATPAFTAVLTSPFPASGMPVKFDRTLYNGHSGYNPATGIFTCPVGGVYYFAYHVHVKGTNVWVALYKNNVPATYTYDEYKKGYLDQASGGAVLQLRPNDQVWVQMPSDQANGLYSTEYIHSSFSGFLLCPT; via the exons ATGCGGGGGGCTCTGACGCCCCTGTCttcgctgccgccgccgccgctgctgctgctgctgctgctgctggggtgcGGGCCGAGGGCGGCCACCGGAGGCGGGGCCGCGGGCTACGCACCGGTGAAGTACGTGCAGCCCATGCACAAAGGACCCGTGGGGCCGCCCTTCCGCGAGGGCAAGGGCCAGTACCTGG aaaTGCCTCTGCCGTTGCTGCCAATGGACCTGAAAGGCGAGCCCGGTCCGCCTGGGAAGCCCGGGCCTCGGGGGCCCCCTGGCCCTCCTGGCTTCCCAGGAAAACCAGGCACCGGAAAGCCAGGACTCCATGGGCAGCCTGGCCCCGCCGGCCCCCCTGGATTCTCCCGGATGGGCAAGGCTGGTCCCCCAGGGCTCCCGGGCAAGGCTGGACCACCAGGACAGCCAGGGCTTCGGGGCGAGCCAGGGATACGAGGGGACCAGGGCCTTCGGGGGCCCCCAGGtcctcctggcctccctgggcCCTCAGGCATTGCTGTCCCTGGAAAGCCAGGCCCCCAAGGGGTGCCAGGGCCCCCAGGATTTGGAGGGGAGCCAGGGCCCCAGGGAGAGCCGGGGCCCCCAGGTGATCGAGGCCTCAAGGGGGATAATGGAGTGGGCCAGCCAGGGCTACCTggggccccagggcaggggggTGCCCCTGGACCCCCTGGCCTCCCTGGTCCCGCTGGCTTGGGCAAACCCGGTTTGGATGGGcttcctggggcccctggagaTAAGGGCGAGTCAGGGCCTCCCGGAGTACCAGGACCCAGGGGGGAGCCAGGGGCTTTGGGCCCAAAAGGGCCCCCCGGGGTGGATGGTGTGGGGGTGCCAGGGGCAGCAGGGGTTCCAGGGCCACAGGGCCCAGCAGGGGCCAAGGGGGAACCAGGAACCCGGGGCCCCCCTGGTCTGATAGGTCCCACTGGCTATGGGGTGCCAGGACTGCCAGGCCCCAAGGGGGACAGGGGCCCAGCTGGGGTCCCAGGACTTTTGGGGGACAGGGGTGAGCCAGGTGAGGATGGAGAGCCAGGAGAGCAGGGCCCGCAGGGCCTTGGGGGCCCCCCAGGACTTCCAGGGTCTGCAGGACTCCCTGGCAGACGTGGGCCTCCTGGGCCCAAGGGGGAAACAGGGCCTGGAGGACCCCCAGGAGTGCCTGGTATGCGGGGTGACCAGGGGCCTAGTGGCTTGGCTGGGAAACCTGGGCCCCCAGGAGAGAGGGGACTTCCTGGAGCCCATGGACCCCCGGGACCAACTGGGCCCAAAGGTGAGCCAGGTTTCACGGGCCGCCCTGGGGGACCAGGGGtggcaggagccctggggcagAAGGGTGACCTGGGGCTCCCTGGGCAGCCGGGcctgaggggcccctcaggaaTCCCAGGGCTCCAGGGTCCAGCTGGTCCTATCGGGCCCCAGGGCCTGCCAGGCCTGAAGGGTGAACCCGGCTTGCCAGGGCCCCCTGGAGAGGGGAAAGTGGGGGAACCCGGAGTGGCTGGGCCTACAGGGCCCCCTGGGGTCCCTGGTTCCCCAGGACTCACTGGCCCTCCTGGGCCTCCTGGGCCTCCCGGTCCGCCTGGCGCCCCTGGGACCTTGGATGAGACTGGCATCGCCGGCCTGCACCTGCCCAACGGTGGCGTGGAGGGCGCTGTGCTGGGCAAGGGGGGCAAGCCACAGTTCGGGCTGGGAGAGCTGTCGGCCCACGCCACACCGGCCTTCACCGCCGTGCTCACCTCCCCCTTTCCCGCCTCGGGCATGCCTGTCAAATTCGACAGGACTCTCTACAATGGCCACAGCGGCTACAACCCGGCCACCGGCATCTTCACCTGCCCCGTGGGCGGGGTCTACTACTTCGCTTACCACGTGCACGTCAAGGGCACCAACGTGTGGGTGGCCCTGTACAAGAACAATGTGCCAGCCACGTACACCTACGATGAGTACAAGAAGGGCTACCTGGACCAGGCGTCTGGCGGGGCCGTGCTCCAGCTGCGGCCCAATGACCAGGTCTGGGTGCAGATGCCGTCGGACCAGGCCAATGGCCTCTACTCCACCGAGTACATCCACTCCTCCTTTTCAGGGTTCTTGCTCTGCCCCACATAA